A genomic segment from Rhinatrema bivittatum chromosome 19, aRhiBiv1.1, whole genome shotgun sequence encodes:
- the LOC115080316 gene encoding zinc finger protein 2-like has translation HDGKLSKHQRKSKGRGKHYFGGRTEASTASQGGSGSPARPAGQPALPAAEESPAAGQRFPSKAPGGDGRRAERRFRCAECGKSFNKSSHLKAHQRIHTGEKPYVCAVCGRGFSQRESLGAHQRVHTGERPYKCPDCKKTFGYKVSLTIHQRVHTGERPYKCSECERSFSKSSHLKVHQRTHTGERPFACETCGRCFSHKESLRVHQRLHTGEKPYHCTECDRSFSIKSHLIQHRRVHTGERPYECGECGKRFSKSAHLIQHRRTHTGERPFKCTKCEKCYTKNENLKAHQKTHAGLENGSPLDGEKSPPAEPASREGGRRFPCAECGRSFAQRSDLAKHQVIHTGERPFECGDCGKSFRRKGNLLQHQRIHRGVRPYACRECERSFSQKGDLTKHQRVHTGERPYPCSECGKSFSHSSNFTKHMRLHMRDRMQTL, from the coding sequence CATGATGGCAAGCTTTCCAAGCACCAGCGGAAGTCCAAGGGAAGGGGCAAGCACTACTttgggggcaggactgaggcGTCCACGGCCAGCCAGGGAGGATCCGGCTCTCCGGCGCGTCCTGCAGGGCAGCCGGCATTGCCTGCGGCGGAAGAGTCGCCCGCAGCCGGGCAGCGATTCCCGTCCAAGGCCCCCGGCGGAGACGGTCGGCGCGCGGAGAGACGGTTTCGTTGTGCCGAATGCGGGAAGAGCTTCAACAAGAGCTCCCACCTGAAGGCGCATCAGCGGATCCACACCGGGGAGAAACCCTACGTCTGCGCGGTGTGTGGCAGGGGCTTCAGCCAACGGGAGTCTCTCGGCGCCCACCAGCGGGTCCACACGGGGGAGAGACCCTACAAGTGCCCCGACTGCAAGAAGACCTTTGGCTACAAGGTTTCCCTGACCATCCACCAGCGGGTGCACACGGGGGAGAGGCCGTACAAGTGCTCCGAGTGTGAGAGAAGCTTCAGCAAGAGCTCCCACCTGAAGGTGCACCAGAGGACGCACACCGGGGAGAGACCCTTCGCCTGCGAGACATGCGGCCGCTGCTTCAGCCACAAGGAGTCCCTGAGGGTGCACCAGCGGCTGCACACGGGGGAGAAGCCGTACCACTGCACGGAATGCGACCGCAGCTTCAGCATCAAGTCCCACCTCATCCAGCACCGGCGGGTCCACACGGGGGAGAGACCGTACGAGTGCGGCGAGTGCGGGAAGCGCTTCAGCAAGAGCGCGCACCTCATCCAGCACCGGCGGACCCACACCGGAGAGAGGCCCTTCAAGTGCACCAAATGCGAGAAGTGCTACACCAAGAACGAGAACCTGAAGGCCCACCAGAAAACCCACGCGGGGCTGGAGAACGGGAGCCCCCTGGATGGGGAGAAGTCTCCCCCGGCCGAGCCGGCGTCCCGGGAGGGAGGGCGGCGCTTCCCCTGTGCCGAGTGCGGCCGGAGCTTCGCCCAGCGCTCCGACCTGGCCAAGCACCAGGTCATCCACACGGGGGAGAGGCCGTTCGAGTGCGGCGACTGCGGGAAGAGCTTCCGGCGGAAGGGGAACCTGCTGCAGCACCAGCGCATCCACCGGGGGGTGAGGCCTTACGCCTGCCGGGAGTGCGAGCGCAGCTTCAGCCAGAAGGGGGACCTCACGAAGCACCAGCGGGTGCACACGGGCGAGAGGCCGTACCCCTGCAGCGAGTGCGGCAAAAGCTTCAGCCACAGCTCCAACTTTACCAAGCATATGAGACTGCACATGAGGGACAGGATGCAGACTCTGTGA